One genomic window of Hymenobacter sp. J193 includes the following:
- a CDS encoding glycoside hydrolase family 43 protein, with translation MKPSFLLLLALLVGSCTRTPQQPATPAAAATFTNPLLPAGADPWSIYHNGNYYYTHTTGRNITLWKTPSLSQLRTAPSKVVWTPPATGPNSREIWAPELHRLNGKWYLYYAADAGRNPDHRLFVLENSAADPLEGTWEDKGQITDATNKWAIDGSVFEHRGQLYFVWSGWEGDVNGRQDIYLARMKNPWTIEGPRVRVSTPEYAWERNGDLNNPNDPPHVDVNEGPEVLSHAGKLYLIYSASGCWTDTYALGMLTASASADLLQPTSWTKSPTPVFQQNAANKVYAPGHNSFFKSPDGKQDWILYHANDEPGQGCGRFRTPRAQPFTWNPDGSPNFGNPVPIGQPLARPSGEQ, from the coding sequence ATGAAACCATCCTTCCTGCTGCTGCTGGCGCTCCTAGTCGGCAGCTGCACCCGTACCCCGCAGCAACCCGCTACCCCAGCCGCAGCAGCCACCTTCACCAACCCGCTGCTGCCCGCCGGCGCCGACCCGTGGAGCATCTACCACAACGGAAATTACTACTACACGCACACCACCGGCCGCAACATCACACTCTGGAAAACGCCTTCGCTCAGCCAGCTGCGCACGGCCCCGAGCAAGGTGGTCTGGACACCGCCCGCTACCGGCCCCAACTCTCGCGAAATCTGGGCCCCTGAGCTGCACCGGCTTAACGGCAAGTGGTACCTCTACTACGCCGCCGATGCCGGCCGCAACCCCGACCACCGGCTTTTTGTGCTGGAAAACAGTGCCGCCGACCCGCTGGAAGGCACCTGGGAAGACAAAGGCCAGATAACCGATGCCACCAACAAGTGGGCCATCGACGGCTCGGTGTTCGAGCATCGCGGGCAGCTGTACTTTGTGTGGTCGGGGTGGGAGGGCGACGTGAACGGCCGCCAGGATATTTACCTGGCCCGCATGAAAAACCCCTGGACCATTGAGGGCCCACGGGTGCGCGTTTCCACACCGGAGTACGCCTGGGAACGAAACGGCGACCTGAATAACCCGAACGACCCCCCGCACGTGGACGTGAACGAAGGCCCCGAAGTGCTTAGCCACGCGGGCAAGCTCTACCTCATCTACTCCGCCAGTGGCTGCTGGACCGATACCTACGCCCTGGGTATGCTCACCGCCTCCGCCAGTGCCGACCTGTTGCAGCCCACTTCCTGGACCAAGTCGCCGACGCCGGTTTTTCAGCAGAACGCGGCCAACAAGGTGTACGCGCCCGGCCACAACTCCTTCTTCAAGTCGCCCGACGGCAAGCAGGACTGGATTCTGTACCACGCCAACGATGAGCCCGGCCAGGGCTGCGGCCGGTTCCGCACACCCCGCGCCCAGCCCTTCACCTGGAACCCCGACGGCTCGCCCAACTTTGGTAATCCGGTGCCGATAGGCCAGCCGCTGGCCCGGCCTTCGGGGGAGCAGTAA